cgttgtactgtaaaactgagactaacaactcttgtctcaaggtgggtggtggcatttacgttatagatgtctatggactccggtaaatatttaacaccaggtgagccgtgagctcgttcacacatctaaacaaataaaaaagcaattaaACTATACTTATAGTATCTATGTCAATTTTTCAGTTTCTTACGTGAGGTATTTAAAGTAAATCGGTTTTAACACGTTCAATGCAATAGATAAAGGAAGGTATAACATAAGTAATCACTCCCAATATAATCGCGAGGGATTAGCTTAAGaagtataaaaacaaatatttttcgaACTATCTCCAAATCTTTATTAACAAGAAATATCCTTACCATTAAAGTGAAGAGTTAACTAAAATCGCAGTGGCGACCAAAAAATCTAATGAAAGATGAGATGTCAGCTTTTCGTGAATAAagctaatttgttttttatcctGAACTTAATAACTTAGATCCCAAATTCCTTCATTATTTAAGCTTTGCAGTTATTTTTTAGGGTCAGCATTCCATATGAACCTTTAGATCGTACTAATAAAAACATCTATTAACAATTCTTTCTCTCAATCTTTAATAACCATTTTTAATTCGAATTCCTCGTCGTCATTTTCTTTCGGTTTTCATTTTTAGTCATCTTTCTTTTTTGTGTCTTTTCTTTCTGTCTTCCATATTTCTTTTTCAATGCGCTCAACAATTTCCGTTTTCTTTTATCCGTTTTGGGGTACTTtctgtttatttcttttaagATGTGTTCTGCTACATTTTCCGTTATGGCTTCAGCGTGTCTCGCGaacttgaataaaataaaagttctttaaaaaaaaatatttgttttctatGACCTATGGAGTGTTTGAaacctaaataatataatctaatatataaaattctcgtgtcacaatgttcgttcccatactcctccgaaaccgcttgaccgattctcatgaaattttttatgcatattcagtaagcctgattAAGTAAGGCAAATAATTGAGAAAAGTCGGGAGTTTAACATGCCAATACTCTTGTGTTTCATA
The sequence above is drawn from the Bombyx mori chromosome 26, ASM3026992v2 genome and encodes:
- the LOC101739122 gene encoding uncharacterized protein LOC101739122, producing the protein MYSRFVFMCFVQIYLIELCCSNSKDLHLNKVSTHSNNNEMKIDKDNKYDEMISKNERFARHAEAITENVAEHILKEINRKYPKTDKRKRKLLSALKKKYGRQKEKTQKRKMTKNENRKKMTTRNSN